In Streptomyces sp. DG2A-72, one genomic interval encodes:
- a CDS encoding TetR/AcrR family transcriptional regulator — translation MSSQSAGPAPRSEPQRRRRADAQRNHDLLVAAARDVFHDHGVDAPLDDIARRAGVGNATMYRHFPTRRELIIAVYSEEVAELCARSQSLLAEDPPGDALFDWLQDFIAHVAAKRELALSITDDRTGQRSALFDRWHHSMHTAASALLTRAQSAGTVRADLNASELLALANGIALTTTDATQAERLVVLVRQGTDTPSTPDDRIR, via the coding sequence ATGTCATCGCAGAGCGCCGGACCCGCACCGCGTTCGGAACCCCAGCGTCGTCGTCGCGCGGACGCTCAGCGCAACCACGACCTGCTCGTGGCCGCGGCCAGAGACGTCTTCCACGACCACGGCGTCGACGCCCCGCTTGACGACATCGCCCGCCGGGCCGGCGTCGGCAACGCCACCATGTATCGGCACTTCCCGACGCGTCGCGAACTGATCATCGCCGTCTACTCCGAGGAAGTAGCCGAGCTCTGCGCCCGGAGCCAGTCCCTACTGGCCGAGGATCCTCCCGGCGACGCCCTCTTCGACTGGCTTCAGGATTTCATCGCACACGTGGCAGCCAAGCGGGAACTGGCGCTGTCGATCACCGATGACCGCACCGGTCAGCGATCAGCGCTGTTCGACCGCTGGCACCACTCGATGCACACAGCCGCATCCGCACTGCTGACCCGCGCGCAAAGCGCCGGTACCGTCCGCGCCGACCTCAACGCATCGGAACTCCTTGCCCTGGCCAACGGGATCGCCCTGACCACCACCGACGCCACTCAAGCAGAGCGACTCGTCGTCCTGGTCAGACAGGGCACGGACACTCCCTCGACACCGGACGACAGAATCCGCTGA
- a CDS encoding TetR/AcrR family transcriptional regulator codes for MPRPREFDENRVLLAIRDEFWDKGYAATSMDDLLRVSGLGKGSLYGAFGDKRSLFLRVLRDYDDANLLMLRERLVSAARGIDVVREFVLGLTGDPTGAVARRGCLLANSNAELAASTPDVAAEARRSYNAIATVLTAALERAQSEGDLDLDIDPSETARAALVAQLGLITLGRTGMDIGALTVIAQSALARLLPTPAQ; via the coding sequence ATGCCTCGACCTCGTGAGTTCGATGAAAATCGCGTGCTTCTCGCTATCCGCGACGAGTTCTGGGACAAGGGCTACGCGGCGACATCGATGGACGACCTGCTGCGCGTGAGCGGGCTGGGCAAAGGCAGCCTCTACGGGGCGTTCGGGGATAAGCGCAGCCTGTTCCTGCGGGTGCTGCGCGACTACGACGACGCGAACCTGCTGATGCTGCGCGAGCGTCTGGTTTCCGCGGCGCGGGGGATCGACGTGGTGCGCGAGTTCGTACTCGGCCTGACCGGCGATCCGACCGGGGCAGTTGCGCGTCGGGGCTGCCTGCTGGCCAACAGCAACGCCGAGCTTGCCGCCAGCACTCCGGACGTCGCAGCTGAGGCTCGCCGCAGCTACAACGCGATCGCCACCGTCCTCACCGCGGCGCTGGAGCGCGCCCAGAGCGAAGGCGACCTCGACCTCGACATCGACCCTTCTGAGACCGCCCGCGCGGCCCTCGTCGCGCAACTCGGCCTCATCACTCTCGGGCGCACCGGCATGGACATCGGAGCGCTCACCGTGATAGCCCAGTCCGCCCTGGCACGGTTGCTGCCCACTCCGGCGCAGTAG
- a CDS encoding sensor histidine kinase, translating to MSTRDPRPRGGWTMTRHQRRLLMAAVLAFVSYKALRDALTTEAGLVEGRGTSAAVAVVLCAALPLCGRLPVTIAVVALAGFVLDSQVWPVLIALYAVAVRRPPALALALTGAAYVPAAFAPFRELLNMPLLTFMPCAMLIVPVAFGLAARNHRELARSLARQLQDTEAANRLRDERVRLSERARIAREMHDVLAHRLSLLVLQTGVLQRRGTEVPEPVRERLDLLRDTSANALDDLRDLLGALRDHEGPVPLTPTSDDLPALIADAEAAGTRVHARIAPLAELPAAVRLAVHRIVQEALTNARKHAPTAPVELTVTVERARVEVRAANICPPATAFTSTESGSRGYGLVGVAERVAAMHGDMTATRTDDGRFVLRAALPVPAHPADGAQAMENPPHGAPATQDMAPAGEATL from the coding sequence ATGTCGACCAGGGATCCACGCCCCCGCGGCGGCTGGACCATGACGCGGCATCAGCGCCGGTTGCTGATGGCCGCGGTCCTGGCCTTCGTGTCGTACAAGGCGCTGCGTGACGCACTGACCACCGAGGCCGGCCTGGTCGAGGGCCGGGGAACGAGCGCGGCTGTGGCCGTGGTGCTCTGCGCGGCCCTGCCGCTGTGCGGGCGGCTGCCGGTGACCATCGCGGTCGTGGCCCTGGCCGGGTTCGTGCTGGACAGTCAGGTCTGGCCGGTGCTGATCGCGCTGTACGCGGTGGCCGTCCGCCGCCCCCCGGCCCTCGCGCTGGCCCTGACCGGTGCCGCGTATGTACCCGCCGCGTTCGCCCCGTTCCGCGAGCTGCTCAACATGCCCTTGCTGACCTTCATGCCGTGCGCGATGCTGATCGTGCCGGTGGCCTTCGGTCTGGCAGCGCGCAATCATCGGGAGCTCGCCCGGTCCTTGGCTCGCCAGCTCCAGGACACCGAGGCCGCCAACCGATTGCGCGACGAACGCGTACGCCTCTCCGAACGGGCCCGTATCGCCCGGGAGATGCACGACGTACTGGCCCACCGTCTCAGCCTGCTCGTCCTGCAGACCGGCGTACTGCAGCGGCGCGGCACGGAGGTGCCCGAGCCGGTACGGGAACGGCTCGACCTGCTCCGCGACACCAGCGCCAACGCCCTGGACGACCTGCGCGATCTGCTCGGTGCGCTGCGCGACCACGAGGGCCCGGTGCCGCTGACCCCGACGTCGGACGATCTGCCCGCCCTGATCGCCGACGCCGAAGCAGCGGGCACTCGGGTCCACGCCCGCATCGCCCCGCTGGCCGAACTGCCCGCGGCGGTACGCCTGGCGGTGCACCGCATCGTCCAGGAAGCCCTCACCAACGCCCGCAAACACGCCCCGACGGCACCGGTGGAGCTCACCGTCACGGTGGAGCGGGCGCGGGTCGAGGTGCGGGCCGCGAACATCTGCCCGCCCGCCACCGCCTTCACGTCCACCGAATCCGGTTCCCGCGGCTACGGGCTGGTGGGCGTCGCCGAACGCGTCGCTGCCATGCACGGCGACATGACCGCGACGCGTACGGACGACGGCCGCTTTGTGCTGCGCGCCGCACTGCCGGTCCCTGCCCACCCGGCCGACGGCGCGCAGGCGATGGAGAATCCCCCGCACGGCGCGCCCGCGACACAAGACATGGCACCGGCCGGGGAGGCGACGCTGTGA
- a CDS encoding nuclear transport factor 2 family protein: MNQLHAYIDAWRRHDVVGVLGTLTDDCVIIESYGPVYRCRERVEQWMRAWFGAGGSVDSWEITWQGTTGEALIAEWIFSCTWQGKAATFEGATIARLEGEKIAYLREYATTAPLYDWTGTWRD; encoded by the coding sequence ATGAACCAACTGCATGCCTACATCGACGCTTGGCGACGACATGATGTGGTCGGAGTGCTGGGCACGTTGACCGACGACTGCGTGATCATCGAGTCCTATGGTCCGGTTTACCGCTGCCGGGAACGGGTCGAACAGTGGATGCGCGCTTGGTTCGGTGCCGGTGGTTCGGTCGATAGCTGGGAGATCACCTGGCAGGGGACGACCGGGGAGGCCCTGATCGCCGAATGGATCTTCTCCTGCACCTGGCAAGGAAAGGCGGCCACGTTCGAGGGTGCAACGATCGCCAGGCTCGAAGGGGAAAAGATCGCCTACCTTCGGGAGTACGCCACCACGGCGCCACTCTACGACTGGACGGGCACCTGGCGCGATTGA
- a CDS encoding sensor histidine kinase: protein MAAYVPVPWVSPLLYGAVLVGGLYYLAADLGDGPGLVSWRTAGFVAGLAALFALEAVGRRWSEARVPLLLARFGLTAAVVALDASELSQVLFVLLPFTAYFAFGRTVALALAALCVAGLLTGYLLTAPGWYRDMEYVSDLLMLGIGLVLAISMAAVAVGEQRARRELQEYAARVAELSAATERNRLARDIHDSLGHHLTAISVQLEIASEFRTLDPDAAGRAMTEARHSVKLALGDVRQSVRALRDEAARPSLSAALEGWARDGGTGPRVTVEVSGDEDGYSAAELTALYRAAQEGLTNALRHAGASRVSVAVRLTEHGARLALADDGCGFTPDVATAGFGLTGMKERVHLVAGSVDIDSRPGEGTRLTVVVPRGGGER from the coding sequence ATGGCGGCGTATGTTCCTGTCCCGTGGGTGTCGCCGCTGTTGTACGGCGCGGTGCTCGTCGGCGGTCTCTACTACCTGGCGGCGGATCTGGGCGACGGTCCCGGGCTGGTGTCCTGGCGCACGGCCGGCTTCGTGGCGGGCCTCGCGGCCCTGTTCGCGCTGGAAGCGGTGGGGCGCCGGTGGAGCGAGGCCAGGGTGCCGCTCCTGCTTGCCCGGTTCGGCCTGACGGCCGCCGTGGTCGCCCTGGACGCCTCGGAACTGTCCCAAGTGCTGTTCGTGCTGCTGCCGTTCACTGCCTACTTCGCGTTCGGCCGCACGGTTGCGCTCGCGCTGGCGGCGCTGTGCGTGGCCGGACTGCTCACCGGCTATCTGCTCACCGCCCCCGGCTGGTACCGCGACATGGAGTACGTGTCCGACCTGCTCATGCTCGGCATCGGCCTGGTACTGGCCATCTCGATGGCGGCCGTCGCCGTCGGCGAACAGCGGGCCCGGCGTGAACTGCAGGAGTACGCCGCGCGGGTCGCGGAGCTGTCCGCCGCGACCGAGCGCAACCGGCTGGCCCGGGACATCCACGACAGCCTCGGCCACCATCTCACGGCGATCTCGGTGCAGTTGGAGATCGCCTCGGAGTTCCGCACCCTGGACCCGGACGCCGCCGGACGGGCGATGACCGAGGCCAGGCACTCGGTCAAGCTCGCGCTGGGCGACGTACGGCAGTCCGTGCGCGCGCTGCGCGACGAGGCCGCACGCCCGTCACTCTCGGCCGCACTCGAGGGCTGGGCGCGTGACGGCGGTACGGGACCGCGCGTCACCGTCGAGGTGAGCGGCGACGAGGACGGATACAGCGCGGCGGAACTGACCGCGTTGTACCGGGCCGCGCAGGAGGGGCTGACCAACGCGCTGCGCCACGCGGGAGCCTCGCGGGTGTCGGTGGCCGTCCGGTTGACCGAACACGGCGCGCGGCTGGCGTTGGCCGACGACGGCTGCGGCTTCACGCCGGACGTGGCCACCGCCGGATTCGGCCTGACCGGCATGAAGGAACGAGTGCACCTCGTGGCAGGCAGCGTGGACATCGACAGCAGACCGGGCGAGGGCACGCGGCTCACGGTTGTCGTCCCGCGGGGCGGAGGCGAGCGGTGA
- a CDS encoding isocitrate lyase/phosphoenolpyruvate mutase family protein, which translates to MTADLKAYAVRLRELHHADEMLVLPNAWDAATARIMAETGFSAVATTSAAIAEVLGYPDGEGAPWQEMFAAAGRIARVVEVPVTMDAEAGYGLRPRELVDRLLETGVVGCNLEDTDHPAGGLVDAGAHAERLSAIRAAADDAGVPLVVNARVDAFLPGAGVAEEERVAEAVRRGRRYLEAGADCVYPIGVGDERDLVTLVAELPGPVNANTRPDVLDLAKLSALGVARVSYGPRFYRQALADLKAAVRQELLA; encoded by the coding sequence ATGACCGCTGACTTGAAGGCGTATGCCGTTCGGCTCCGCGAGCTGCATCACGCCGATGAGATGCTCGTTCTGCCGAACGCGTGGGACGCGGCCACCGCCAGGATCATGGCTGAGACCGGGTTCTCCGCGGTGGCAACCACGAGCGCGGCGATCGCGGAGGTGCTCGGTTACCCCGACGGCGAGGGCGCGCCCTGGCAGGAGATGTTCGCCGCGGCCGGCCGGATCGCCCGTGTGGTGGAGGTCCCGGTCACCATGGATGCCGAGGCGGGATACGGACTGCGGCCGCGGGAACTGGTGGACCGGTTGCTGGAGACCGGCGTGGTCGGCTGCAACCTGGAGGACACCGATCACCCCGCAGGCGGACTCGTCGACGCCGGTGCGCATGCCGAGCGGCTGTCGGCCATCCGAGCCGCCGCGGACGACGCCGGGGTCCCCCTCGTTGTCAACGCGCGCGTCGACGCCTTCCTGCCGGGAGCCGGGGTGGCTGAGGAGGAGCGGGTCGCGGAAGCGGTCCGCCGAGGCCGCCGCTACCTGGAGGCGGGGGCTGACTGCGTCTACCCGATCGGTGTCGGCGACGAGCGGGACCTTGTCACCCTGGTCGCCGAATTGCCCGGGCCGGTCAACGCCAACACCAGGCCGGACGTGCTGGACCTGGCCAAGCTCAGTGCGCTGGGCGTAGCGCGAGTCTCCTACGGTCCCCGGTTCTACCGCCAAGCGCTGGCCGACCTGAAGGCCGCGGTTCGTCAGGAACTGTTGGCCTGA
- a CDS encoding SDR family NAD(P)-dependent oxidoreductase, with the protein MSRRTVLGGVAATAAGATATGLGMGAPAASAASTARDVRGSGKGRYAGKTVLITGATKGIGRAAAIAFAREGAKVGFCGRTARLGREVEREIRASGGEATYFRADVREPVQVKAFVDRVVETYDGLDIALNNAGIQKAFTDLHEVSVEEWDDVSLTNARGVFLAMKYEIPHMRRRGGGVILVTGSSNQFQTRPGLSSYTASKNSVTGLVQAAAIENGPHNIRVVALAPGITDTPMLEVHRPEGSSDEEWARMKADLAERSVDALKRMARPEEIATAALGLASPNFAFQTGSTHLVDGGQLAGL; encoded by the coding sequence ATGAGCCGGCGCACCGTGCTGGGCGGCGTGGCAGCCACAGCGGCGGGAGCCACGGCGACCGGCCTCGGCATGGGGGCACCGGCGGCGTCGGCGGCGTCGACCGCACGTGACGTGCGGGGTTCCGGCAAAGGCCGCTACGCGGGCAAGACGGTGCTGATCACCGGGGCGACCAAAGGCATCGGGCGGGCCGCCGCCATCGCCTTCGCACGTGAGGGGGCGAAGGTCGGCTTCTGCGGGCGGACGGCTCGCCTGGGTCGGGAGGTCGAACGGGAGATCCGCGCGTCGGGCGGCGAGGCGACGTACTTCCGGGCCGACGTCCGGGAGCCCGTGCAGGTGAAGGCCTTCGTGGACCGGGTGGTGGAGACGTACGACGGGCTGGACATCGCGCTCAACAACGCGGGAATCCAGAAGGCGTTCACGGATTTGCACGAGGTGTCGGTGGAGGAGTGGGACGACGTGTCCCTCACCAATGCCCGCGGTGTCTTTCTGGCCATGAAGTACGAGATCCCGCACATGCGTCGGCGCGGTGGCGGGGTGATCCTGGTGACCGGCTCGTCCAACCAGTTCCAGACCCGGCCGGGACTGAGCTCGTACACGGCGAGCAAGAACAGTGTGACCGGCCTGGTCCAGGCGGCGGCCATCGAGAACGGCCCGCACAACATCCGCGTGGTCGCCCTCGCCCCGGGCATCACCGACACGCCGATGCTCGAAGTGCACCGCCCTGAGGGTTCCTCCGATGAGGAATGGGCCCGGATGAAGGCTGACTTGGCCGAGCGGAGCGTCGACGCCTTGAAGCGCATGGCGAGGCCGGAAGAGATCGCCACCGCCGCTCTGGGTCTGGCTTCCCCCAACTTCGCCTTCCAGACCGGCTCCACCCATCTCGTCGACGGAGGCCAGCTCGCGGGGCTGTGA
- a CDS encoding alpha/beta fold hydrolase, translating to MATFVLVPGGWHGSWSFEAVVPLLELAGHTVHALTLTGLRPDEDNVTVATANLDTHADDVLRLLDRAHITSATLVGHSYGGMVIAAAADRADGRISRLVHLDAYVPRDGESCWSSTTEGYREAFAAGAATTGYAVRPPDGGDPRRRPHPLASFLQTIRLTGTLAQVPRREFIYCSGWEDRTPFAELRTRLRADPEWQVHDLPTGHDAMHEAPETVAALLLGECIADE from the coding sequence ATGGCGACGTTCGTCCTCGTGCCCGGCGGTTGGCACGGCTCCTGGTCGTTTGAGGCGGTGGTTCCGCTGCTGGAGCTTGCCGGTCATACCGTTCACGCCCTGACCCTGACCGGTCTGCGGCCTGACGAGGACAACGTGACGGTCGCGACCGCCAACCTCGACACGCACGCCGACGACGTGTTGCGGCTCCTCGATCGCGCCCACATCACCAGCGCGACGCTGGTCGGCCACAGCTACGGCGGGATGGTGATCGCTGCCGCCGCCGATCGCGCTGACGGCCGGATCTCACGACTGGTGCACCTCGACGCCTACGTACCGCGCGATGGCGAGTCGTGCTGGTCGTCAACGACAGAGGGCTATCGGGAAGCGTTCGCTGCCGGCGCTGCGACCACCGGCTACGCCGTCCGACCGCCGGACGGCGGCGATCCCCGCCGCCGTCCCCATCCCCTCGCCTCGTTCTTGCAAACGATCCGGCTCACAGGCACGCTCGCCCAGGTCCCCCGTCGGGAGTTCATCTACTGCTCGGGATGGGAAGACCGGACGCCGTTCGCTGAACTCCGCACCCGACTCCGAGCCGATCCCGAGTGGCAGGTCCACGACCTCCCAACCGGCCACGACGCAATGCATGAGGCTCCGGAGACGGTCGCTGCACTACTGCTCGGCGAATGCATCGCGGATGAGTAG
- a CDS encoding transposase yields MARVQLTDSEWEFIKPYLPVGEYGPYPERLRQQFEGVIWRFRTGGQWREMPAQFGAWSTVHNRFRQWRDARVFEALLEGLIAEAAKRGEVDRPCPWSASTPPPSGPTTTRPGCTWTRMSHLFGEGRHGG; encoded by the coding sequence GTGGCGCGAGTGCAACTGACGGATTCGGAGTGGGAGTTCATCAAGCCGTACCTGCCGGTCGGTGAGTACGGCCCGTACCCCGAGCGACTGCGGCAACAGTTCGAGGGTGTGATCTGGCGGTTCAGGACTGGCGGGCAGTGGCGGGAGATGCCGGCGCAGTTCGGCGCCTGGTCGACCGTCCACAACCGCTTCCGGCAGTGGCGTGACGCCAGGGTCTTCGAGGCCCTGCTGGAGGGCCTGATTGCGGAAGCCGCGAAGCGCGGTGAGGTGGACCGACCTTGTCCCTGGTCAGCATCGACTCCACCACCGTCCGGGCCCACCACGACGCGGCCGGGATGCACCTGGACGAGGATGTCTCACCTCTTTGGAGAAGGTCGCCATGGAGGCTGA
- a CDS encoding AraC family transcriptional regulator produces MTVHTERGTSIVPANRVAWTPAGFTHYHRAHGDTDMRIVFLAPSLARLIPDHPAVFLASDLAREVLLALTGPRNFDDAAPDYSRSARSRLLRVLVDELREAYEQPLHLPEPRDDRLQAIARMLYEKPTDNTTLAELGKTIGASTRTLSRLFRNEFGMTFYEWRTQLRIYHALVLLAAGHDTTQTAYACGWANPSSFIAAFTNIIGTTPGRYRTSHQTTARASQLPTVVKSSR; encoded by the coding sequence TTGACAGTTCACACCGAGCGCGGCACGTCGATCGTTCCCGCCAACCGGGTCGCCTGGACCCCCGCCGGGTTCACGCACTACCACCGCGCCCACGGCGACACCGACATGCGGATCGTTTTTCTCGCGCCATCCCTCGCCCGGCTCATACCAGACCATCCCGCCGTGTTCCTGGCCTCCGACCTCGCCCGCGAGGTCCTGCTCGCCCTGACCGGCCCCCGCAACTTCGACGACGCCGCGCCTGACTACAGCCGCTCCGCGCGCTCTCGCCTCCTTCGAGTCCTCGTCGATGAACTCCGCGAAGCGTACGAACAGCCACTGCACCTGCCGGAGCCACGGGACGACCGACTGCAAGCCATTGCCCGGATGCTGTACGAGAAGCCGACAGACAACACCACGCTGGCCGAACTCGGGAAGACGATCGGAGCCAGCACCCGCACCCTCAGCCGACTGTTCCGCAACGAATTCGGCATGACCTTCTATGAATGGCGCACGCAGCTACGCATCTACCACGCACTCGTGCTCCTCGCCGCCGGCCACGACACCACCCAAACCGCCTACGCCTGCGGATGGGCCAACCCCAGCAGCTTCATCGCAGCGTTCACCAACATCATCGGAACGACCCCGGGCCGCTACCGAACCAGCCACCAGACCACCGCCCGCGCATCTCAACTCCCGACGGTGGTCAAGTCCTCAAGGTGA
- a CDS encoding response regulator transcription factor — translation MIKVMIVDDDPFVRSGLSDLVVTDDGLELVGEAANGREAVDLASRCRTDVALVDIRMPVMDGIAATGALRTLPRPPAVAILTTFDLDEYVYSALRAGAAGFLLKDTPPDDILRAVHIVAGGGAMLSPTVTRTVISRFHRPDADRARSTKKAAARLTPRERQVLDALAEGMTNADIGKVLRLRESTVKAHVSRILTELGVANRVQAAMAARDLAT, via the coding sequence GTGATCAAGGTGATGATCGTCGACGACGATCCCTTCGTCAGGTCGGGTCTGAGCGACCTCGTCGTCACCGACGACGGACTGGAACTGGTCGGCGAGGCCGCGAACGGGCGCGAGGCCGTGGACCTCGCGAGCCGCTGCCGTACGGACGTGGCACTGGTCGACATCCGTATGCCGGTGATGGACGGCATCGCGGCGACCGGCGCCCTGCGCACACTGCCCCGCCCGCCGGCGGTGGCCATCCTCACCACCTTCGACCTCGACGAGTACGTGTACAGCGCCCTGCGGGCGGGCGCTGCCGGGTTCCTGCTCAAGGACACCCCGCCGGACGACATCCTGCGCGCCGTGCACATCGTGGCCGGCGGCGGAGCGATGCTCTCGCCGACGGTCACCCGCACGGTCATCAGCCGCTTCCACCGCCCCGACGCCGACCGCGCACGCTCCACCAAGAAGGCCGCCGCCCGGCTCACACCCCGCGAGCGCCAGGTACTGGACGCCTTGGCGGAGGGCATGACCAACGCGGACATCGGCAAGGTGCTGCGCCTCCGCGAATCGACGGTGAAGGCCCACGTCAGCCGCATCCTCACCGAACTCGGCGTGGCGAACCGCGTACAGGCGGCGATGGCCGCCCGGGATCTCGCCACATAG
- a CDS encoding VOC family protein translates to MTAFYHVCFVVPDIEQAMQDFQRAAGVEWSDPVSDRLGEWDYRIVFTAGGPPFIELIEGPPGSPWDASRGARFDHIGFWTSDVRHGSQRLEEASMPVDFSGCPYGRPFAYHQMDSIGARIELVDVARQASFLNGWHPGGKPMPVIDETPRS, encoded by the coding sequence ATGACTGCCTTTTACCATGTGTGCTTCGTAGTGCCGGACATCGAGCAGGCGATGCAGGACTTTCAGCGTGCGGCCGGGGTCGAGTGGAGTGATCCTGTGTCCGACCGGCTCGGTGAGTGGGACTACCGCATCGTCTTCACCGCCGGCGGGCCGCCCTTCATCGAACTCATCGAAGGGCCGCCGGGCAGTCCCTGGGACGCGTCCAGGGGAGCCAGGTTCGATCACATCGGCTTCTGGACCAGCGATGTACGGCACGGTTCCCAGCGTTTGGAAGAAGCGAGCATGCCCGTGGACTTCTCCGGCTGCCCCTACGGCCGGCCGTTCGCCTACCACCAGATGGACAGCATCGGTGCCCGGATCGAACTCGTTGACGTCGCCAGGCAGGCCAGCTTCCTCAACGGGTGGCATCCGGGCGGGAAGCCGATGCCCGTCATCGACGAGACGCCCAGAAGCTGA
- a CDS encoding ester cyclase, translating into MPQGAEDTTHPGPGEIHRRVVESYAQILEGWLEDALELVDPEVVDHRGGTQGDHRGREAWRQKWERMSAGSAFHDVSVTIEQNVVSGDTSVNRYTSRGTHTDSGRRYEVLSMDMVRVRNGRIVEHWALRDADAMRDQLGL; encoded by the coding sequence ATGCCGCAGGGAGCGGAAGACACCACGCACCCAGGACCGGGAGAGATTCACCGGCGCGTCGTCGAGAGCTACGCGCAGATCCTGGAAGGCTGGCTCGAAGACGCCCTGGAACTGGTCGACCCCGAGGTCGTCGACCACCGGGGAGGCACCCAGGGCGATCACCGGGGACGCGAAGCCTGGCGACAGAAGTGGGAGCGGATGAGCGCGGGCAGCGCGTTCCACGACGTCTCGGTGACGATCGAGCAGAACGTCGTCTCCGGCGACACCTCCGTCAACCGGTACACCAGCCGGGGCACCCACACGGACTCCGGCCGACGCTACGAGGTCCTCAGCATGGACATGGTCCGCGTCCGCAACGGCCGAATCGTCGAGCACTGGGCCCTGCGCGACGCCGACGCGATGCGTGACCAGTTGGGCCTGTGA
- a CDS encoding cold-shock protein — MAQGVVKWFNAEKGFGFISVEGGNTDVFVHYSAIQSDGDRVLEENQRVEFEVVQGAKGPTAERVRVL; from the coding sequence ATGGCCCAGGGAGTTGTGAAGTGGTTCAACGCCGAGAAGGGATTCGGGTTCATCTCTGTCGAAGGCGGCAACACAGATGTGTTCGTGCACTATTCCGCGATTCAGTCTGATGGCGACAGGGTGCTGGAGGAGAACCAGCGCGTGGAGTTCGAGGTCGTCCAGGGAGCGAAAGGGCCGACGGCTGAGCGCGTGAGGGTTCTCTGA
- a CDS encoding transposase produces the protein MKCGSVIPASRRCWLRWTGRVTRGDLTDAEWRLIEPHLPLGAFEPISDLRSYFNAVMWRFRTGSPWRDVPENYGSWSTIYDRLRMWAREESSRPSWKRWSHAADTQPPSHSVISTPVAPEASGGRPVRAPPGDPNNEPYPGGLTSTGR, from the coding sequence GTGAAGTGCGGATCGGTCATTCCCGCTTCAAGAAGGTGCTGGCTGCGGTGGACCGGTCGCGTGACGCGTGGTGATCTGACCGATGCCGAGTGGAGGTTGATCGAGCCGCATCTGCCGCTGGGGGCGTTCGAACCGATCTCTGACCTGCGCAGCTACTTCAACGCGGTGATGTGGCGGTTCCGTACCGGCAGCCCCTGGCGGGATGTGCCGGAGAACTACGGCTCCTGGTCGACGATCTACGACCGGCTCCGGATGTGGGCGCGGGAGGAGTCTTCCAGACCCTCATGGAAGCGATGGAGCCATGCTGCGGATACGCAGCCTCCCAGCCACTCCGTGATCTCAACTCCTGTCGCGCCCGAAGCGTCTGGGGGTCGGCCCGTTCGTGCCCCGCCTGGGGACCCGAACAACGAGCCTTACCCGGGTGGCCTCACTTCCACGGGTCGGTAG
- a CDS encoding peptidase inhibitor family I36 protein, protein MNAFNDCPQGRLCLWDNREAGGLRLAVLTPPDDWRLTSVSVNRTNSVWNRTGRIALLEDDNCDVSLRVDPGDRLPDLGSIDRIGRDGTWNNKIDSGWFYL, encoded by the coding sequence GTGAACGCATTCAATGACTGCCCCCAGGGCCGTCTCTGCCTCTGGGACAACCGAGAGGCAGGCGGTCTGCGCCTCGCTGTCTTAACGCCCCCCGACGATTGGAGGCTGACCAGCGTTTCCGTAAACCGTACGAACAGCGTCTGGAACCGCACGGGGCGTATAGCCCTCCTGGAGGACGACAACTGCGATGTCTCACTTCGCGTAGACCCTGGCGATAGGCTGCCGGACCTGGGTAGCATCGATCGAATCGGTCGTGACGGTACCTGGAACAACAAGATCGACAGTGGGTGGTTCTACCTCTAA